From the Pseudomonas sp. VD-NE ins genome, the window TTCGTGATCCGCAGGCGCTCTATGGACGGTATGACGCGGTGGCCAGATTCTTGTTTGCGGCTTGGCAGGGGTATGCCTTGCTACACGGCGCCAGTTCGATTTTGCTGGTTTTTCTGGTTTTCGAACTGACGTGGGGCATTGCTCAGGTGTTGCCTGTCAGGGCCTCATCGCTGGCAAGCCAGCTCCCACAGGTTCAGTGTTGATCACGGATTTTGTGCACGACATAGACACTGTGGGAGCTGGCTTGCCAGCGATGGGGCCATTGAAATCACCACATCAATGCCCCGCCTGCCAAGGCTGCCCCAGCGACACCGGCGCATACAATCTTGTGCGCAGTGCATCCCGCGACAACAACACCAGCACCACAATCGTCGCCACATACGGCAGCATCGCCAGCAGACTCGACGGAATCGCCAGCCCCAACCCCTGCGCGACCAAATGCAGGATGCTGGCGAGCCCAAACAGATACGCCCCAAGCAACAACCGCCACACCCGCCAACTGGCAAACACCACCAGCGCCAGCGCGATCCAGCCACGCCCGGCGGTCATGTTTTCCGCCCACATCGGCGTGTACGCCAGCGACAAGTACGCTCCGGCCAGCCCGGCCATCGCCCCGCCAAACAGCACCGCCAAGGTACGCACGGTCAACACCGGCAAGCCCATCGCACTGGCCGCGTCCGGGTTCTCGCCAACCGCCTGAATGATCAACCCGACACGACTTTTGATGATTACCCACGCCACCAGCACAAACAGCGCGAACGACAAATACACCAGCAGATCCTGGGCAAACAGCATCCGTCCGATCAGCGGAATTTCACTCAGATAAGGAATCGCCAACGGCTCGAAACCGGCCAGTGGTTTACCCACCCAGGCCGCGCCGACAAAGGTCGACAGCCCGACACCAAAAATCGTCAGGGCCAATCCGGTCGCTACCTGATTGGCGTTGAACACCAGCGCCACCAAGGCAAACAGCGACGACAACAACATCCCCGCGAGCATCGCCAACAACACGCCCAGCCACAGGTTGCCGCTGTTGAGGGCGACGATAAAACCGATCACCGCGCCAAACAGCATCATCCCTTCCTGCCCGAGGTTGAGCACGCCGCTCTTCTCGCAGATCAGTTCACCCAGCGCCACCAGCAACAGCGGCGTGCCGCAACGCACCATGGCGTAGAAAATATTGCTCAACAGATCGATA encodes:
- a CDS encoding ABC transporter permease, with translation MDIDLLSNIFYAMVRCGTPLLLVALGELICEKSGVLNLGQEGMMLFGAVIGFIVALNSGNLWLGVLLAMLAGMLLSSLFALVALVFNANQVATGLALTIFGVGLSTFVGAAWVGKPLAGFEPLAIPYLSEIPLIGRMLFAQDLLVYLSFALFVLVAWVIIKSRVGLIIQAVGENPDAASAMGLPVLTVRTLAVLFGGAMAGLAGAYLSLAYTPMWAENMTAGRGWIALALVVFASWRVWRLLLGAYLFGLASILHLVAQGLGLAIPSSLLAMLPYVATIVVLVLLSRDALRTRLYAPVSLGQPWQAGH